From one Flavobacterium sp. N502536 genomic stretch:
- a CDS encoding methyltransferase, translating into MYEKTFPNKRFKLTLEFLQKHVKTSETIFDFGVSNPFSKIMEENGYTVKNTKGEDLDNDQTALQTEEYTVFTAFEIFEHLLNPYTILQNVKCDKLLISIPLRLWFSSAYRSKTDMWDRHYHEFEDWQLDWLLEKTGWKITDRQKFTHPVKKFGFRPLLRYFTPRYYIVVAEKIKA; encoded by the coding sequence ATGTACGAAAAAACGTTTCCGAATAAAAGATTCAAACTTACTTTAGAGTTTTTACAAAAACACGTTAAAACATCAGAAACCATTTTTGATTTTGGTGTATCAAATCCATTCTCTAAAATAATGGAAGAAAATGGTTATACTGTAAAAAATACAAAAGGCGAAGATTTAGACAACGATCAAACGGCTTTGCAAACGGAAGAATATACTGTTTTTACCGCATTTGAAATCTTCGAACACTTACTAAATCCTTACACCATTTTACAAAACGTAAAATGTGACAAGTTGTTAATATCAATTCCATTGCGTTTATGGTTTTCATCGGCGTATCGTTCTAAGACCGATATGTGGGACAGACATTATCATGAATTTGAAGACTGGCAACTGGACTGGCTTTTAGAAAAAACAGGCTGGAAAATAACCGACCGTCAAAAATTTACACATCCGGTAAAAAAGTTTGGATTCAGACCTTTACTAAGATATTTTACGCCAAGATATTATATTGTTGTAGCGGAAAAAATAAAAGCCTAA
- a CDS encoding glycosyltransferase produces MKYYIVIPAHNEQDLIGLTLQSLVSQTVLPSKIVVVNDNSTDRTEEVVLGFAKDHPFISIVNKTSDSIHMPGSKVIQAFQKGFETLDSAYDIIVKIDGDLIFPVNYFETIIAHFQSDSKIGMAGGFCYIEKNGDWVLENLTDKDHIRGALKAYRKAAFQQIGGLKPAMGWDTVDELLCKYYGWKIVTDASLHVKHLKPTGANYNKTARYKQGEAFFTLGYGFWITAIASAKLAMMKKKPFLFFDYIRGFWKAKRAKTPLLVTPEQAKFIRNYRFQKMKEKLI; encoded by the coding sequence ATGAAGTATTATATCGTCATTCCGGCTCACAACGAACAAGATTTAATTGGCCTGACCTTACAGTCTTTGGTTTCACAAACTGTTTTACCTTCAAAAATTGTAGTGGTAAATGACAATTCAACGGATAGGACAGAAGAAGTTGTATTGGGTTTTGCAAAAGATCATCCTTTTATTTCTATTGTCAATAAAACGTCAGACTCGATTCATATGCCCGGAAGCAAAGTGATTCAGGCTTTTCAAAAAGGTTTTGAAACTTTGGATTCAGCATATGATATTATCGTAAAAATAGATGGTGATCTCATTTTTCCTGTCAATTACTTCGAAACAATTATCGCCCATTTTCAATCGGATTCGAAAATTGGAATGGCAGGAGGTTTTTGTTACATTGAAAAAAATGGTGACTGGGTTCTCGAAAATCTTACCGACAAAGATCATATTCGTGGCGCATTAAAGGCATATCGCAAAGCTGCTTTTCAGCAAATTGGAGGTTTAAAACCTGCTATGGGCTGGGACACTGTAGACGAATTACTTTGTAAATATTACGGATGGAAGATCGTTACCGACGCTTCTTTACATGTAAAACATCTTAAACCAACCGGAGCAAATTACAACAAAACTGCCCGATACAAACAAGGTGAAGCTTTTTTTACTTTAGGATACGGCTTTTGGATTACGGCAATTGCATCGGCTAAACTGGCCATGATGAAGAAAAAACCGTTCCTCTTTTTTGATTATATCCGAGGATTCTGGAAAGCAAAAAGAGCCAAAACGCCACTACTGGTTACCCCTGAACAAGCTAAATTTATTAGAAATTATCGCTTTCAAAAAATGAAAGAAAAGTTAATTTGA
- a CDS encoding MlaE family ABC transporter permease — MMLIRYLSQIGRYFLMLKEIFNKQTKWPVMRQLIFKEIDDLIIDSLGIVCFISFFVGGVVAIQTALNLTNPLIPKYLIGFATRQSVILEFAPTFISVIMAGKMGSFITSSIGTMRVTEQIDALEVMGVNSLNYLVFPKIIALLLYPFVIGISMFLGIFGGWLAGVYGGFTTSNDFIIGAQMEFIPFHITYAFIKTLIFAMLLATIPSFHGYYMKGGALEVGKASTVSFVWTSVSIILFNYILTQLLLGS, encoded by the coding sequence ATGATGCTAATTCGTTACTTATCCCAAATTGGGAGATATTTTTTAATGCTGAAAGAGATTTTCAATAAACAGACCAAATGGCCTGTTATGCGACAATTAATTTTTAAAGAAATTGATGATTTAATTATTGACTCTTTAGGTATCGTTTGCTTTATCTCTTTCTTTGTTGGAGGTGTTGTCGCGATTCAAACCGCTTTAAACTTAACTAATCCGTTAATCCCAAAATATTTAATTGGTTTTGCTACACGTCAATCTGTAATTCTGGAGTTTGCTCCTACTTTTATTTCGGTAATTATGGCCGGAAAAATGGGATCGTTTATTACCTCAAGTATCGGTACTATGCGTGTTACAGAACAAATCGATGCATTGGAAGTTATGGGTGTAAACTCTCTTAACTATCTGGTTTTCCCTAAAATTATTGCTTTACTATTGTATCCTTTTGTAATTGGAATCAGTATGTTTTTAGGAATTTTTGGAGGATGGCTTGCAGGTGTTTACGGAGGTTTTACTACCAGTAATGACTTTATCATTGGTGCGCAAATGGAATTCATTCCTTTTCACATCACTTATGCTTTTATTAAAACTTTAATATTTGCCATGCTGTTGGCTACCATACCTTCTTTTCACGGTTATTACATGAAAGGTGGGGCTCTTGAAGTAGGTAAAGCCAGTACAGTATCGTTTGTTTGGACTTCGGTTTCAATCATTCTTTTTAATTATATACTAACACAATTGTTACTAGGATCATGA
- a CDS encoding ABC transporter ATP-binding protein, translating into MIEVKNLEKSFGDSKVLKGVSTVFETGKTNLIIGQSGSGKTVLLKSLLGIHTPDKGTISFDGRVYSELDPDEKRELRTEIGMVFQGSALFDSMTVEENVAFPLKMFTNDNKAKIKERVDFVLERVNLIDAHKKLPSEISGGMQKRVAIARAIVNNPKYLFCDEPNSGLDPNTSTLIDNLIKEITEEYNITTVINTHDMNSVMEIGENIVFLKKGLKAWQGTKEEIFRTDNEAIVKFVYSSNLFKKVREAYLKG; encoded by the coding sequence ATGATAGAAGTAAAAAATTTAGAAAAATCATTTGGCGACAGCAAGGTTCTGAAAGGTGTTTCGACAGTTTTTGAAACTGGAAAAACCAACCTGATTATTGGGCAAAGTGGATCCGGAAAGACCGTTTTATTAAAAAGTCTGTTAGGAATTCACACTCCCGATAAAGGAACTATTTCCTTTGATGGCCGTGTGTATTCAGAACTGGATCCGGATGAAAAAAGAGAGTTAAGAACGGAAATCGGAATGGTTTTTCAGGGAAGTGCTTTGTTTGATTCGATGACCGTTGAAGAGAATGTTGCGTTCCCGTTAAAAATGTTTACCAACGACAATAAGGCTAAAATCAAAGAACGTGTTGATTTTGTACTGGAAAGAGTAAACTTAATTGACGCCCATAAAAAATTACCTTCTGAAATTTCAGGAGGAATGCAAAAGCGTGTGGCGATTGCCCGTGCGATTGTAAACAATCCAAAGTATTTATTTTGCGACGAACCCAATTCAGGTTTAGATCCAAATACCTCTACTCTGATTGATAATCTGATTAAAGAAATTACCGAAGAATACAACATTACTACGGTGATCAACACCCACGATATGAACTCGGTAATGGAAATTGGTGAAAATATCGTATTCCTAAAAAAGGGTCTAAAAGCCTGGCAAGGAACCAAAGAAGAAATCTTTAGAACCGATAACGAAGCGATTGTAAAATTTGTTTACTCTTCAAATCTGTTTAAAAAAGTAAGAGAAGCTTATTTGAAAGGATAA
- a CDS encoding SprT-like domain-containing protein — MRETLAKYIPEHAVKPVFDLIVANQVHLKIVNERQTRHGDYRRGPSGKHEITVNASLNKYRFLITLIHEISHLVAFEKFGRNIKPHGNEWKFTFQRMMVPFIRPEIFPGSLLPLLARHFKNPSASSDTDTTLSLALKQYDAANDKSYIFEIPYGSVFRIKNGKVFKKLAVRTKRFECIEISSGKTYLFNPNAEVELMH; from the coding sequence GTGAGAGAAACTTTAGCTAAATATATACCGGAGCATGCCGTAAAGCCTGTTTTTGATTTGATTGTTGCCAATCAGGTTCATCTGAAAATCGTCAATGAGCGACAGACGCGTCATGGGGATTACAGAAGAGGGCCAAGCGGTAAGCATGAAATTACGGTGAATGCGAGTTTGAATAAATATCGCTTTTTGATTACGCTCATTCATGAGATTTCACATTTGGTTGCCTTTGAGAAATTTGGAAGAAATATAAAACCGCATGGGAATGAATGGAAGTTTACTTTTCAAAGGATGATGGTTCCTTTTATTCGTCCCGAAATTTTCCCGGGTTCATTATTGCCTTTGTTGGCAAGACATTTTAAAAATCCTTCGGCAAGTAGTGATACCGATACCACTTTGTCTTTGGCTCTAAAACAATACGATGCAGCCAACGATAAGAGCTATATCTTTGAGATTCCCTACGGAAGTGTATTCAGGATTAAAAACGGTAAAGTATTCAAGAAATTGGCCGTTAGAACCAAGCGTTTTGAATGTATTGAAATTAGCTCGGGAAAAACCTATCTGTTTAATCCAAATGCGGAAGTGGAGTTAATGCATTAA
- a CDS encoding SDR family NAD(P)-dependent oxidoreductase — translation MKNIIVTGTSRGIGYELALQFANAGHQVLAISRKIPTTLLEHQNISCLSVDLADETALAEVDQFLSSSWKRVDAVVHNAGALLLKPFAETTQADFESIYKVNVFAVANLTRICLPYLQNGSHVVTISSIGGVRGSLKFAGLAAYSSSKGAVITLTELLAEEYKERGISFNVLALGSVQTEMLNEAFPGYQAPISAEGMATYINDFTLNGNKYFNGKVLEVSSTNP, via the coding sequence ATGAAAAATATTATTGTTACCGGAACCAGTCGTGGAATTGGTTACGAATTAGCATTGCAGTTTGCCAATGCAGGTCATCAGGTTCTGGCGATTTCCAGAAAAATACCTACTACACTTTTAGAACATCAAAATATTAGCTGTCTGTCTGTTGATCTGGCAGATGAAACGGCGCTGGCGGAAGTAGATCAGTTTCTTTCTTCTTCCTGGAAAAGGGTGGATGCAGTGGTACATAACGCCGGTGCGTTGTTGTTAAAACCGTTTGCTGAAACTACTCAGGCTGATTTTGAAAGTATTTACAAAGTAAATGTTTTTGCTGTTGCTAACTTAACGCGTATTTGTCTTCCTTATCTTCAAAACGGTAGTCATGTGGTAACCATTAGTTCTATTGGAGGGGTAAGAGGAAGTCTGAAATTTGCAGGTCTGGCAGCTTATAGTTCCAGTAAAGGAGCTGTAATTACTTTAACTGAATTATTGGCGGAAGAATACAAAGAAAGAGGAATTTCATTTAATGTGCTGGCACTGGGATCGGTTCAGACCGAAATGTTAAACGAAGCCTTCCCGGGTTATCAGGCGCCAATTTCTGCCGAAGGAATGGCAACCTACATCAATGATTTTACACTCAACGGAAATAAATATTTCAACGGAAAGGTGCTGGAAGTTTCCTCAACGAATCCGTAA
- a CDS encoding M20/M25/M40 family metallo-hydrolase → MKKRYFLLLPFVFLACKSNPSVATTTPATDSKPIEVTYKVKESEVSDFLKKLSSDEMEGRETGTKGIEKAAVFLEDFFKQNKVKPYFVSYRDTLTNFKTPAYNIVGVIEGTDPVLKKEFVVLSAHYDHIGLEKKQQPDVVFNGANDDASGVTAVAELAKYFSETKSNKRSILFVFFAGEEKGLLGSKSLVQKLKKQNFNLYTQLNIEMIGVPMKRDYLAYVTGFDKSNMAQKINEYTGKKTIGFLPKEAEYKLFYRSDNFSFYEAFKKPCQSISTFDFENFDFYHHVSDEFKVMDIPHMTSFIQEFLPAVTKITITPTEEITMNN, encoded by the coding sequence ATGAAAAAACGTTACTTTCTGCTGCTTCCGTTTGTTTTTTTAGCCTGTAAATCGAATCCTTCCGTAGCTACTACTACTCCGGCAACTGATTCAAAACCTATTGAAGTTACTTATAAAGTCAAGGAATCTGAGGTGTCTGATTTCCTGAAAAAGCTGTCTTCAGATGAAATGGAAGGCCGTGAAACCGGAACAAAAGGAATCGAGAAAGCAGCCGTTTTTTTAGAAGACTTCTTCAAACAAAACAAAGTGAAACCTTATTTTGTTTCTTACAGAGATACCCTCACCAATTTTAAAACACCGGCCTATAATATTGTTGGAGTTATAGAAGGAACTGACCCGGTGCTGAAAAAAGAATTCGTGGTTTTAAGTGCGCATTACGATCATATCGGACTGGAGAAAAAACAACAGCCGGATGTTGTTTTTAATGGTGCTAATGATGATGCTTCAGGAGTAACAGCAGTTGCAGAGTTGGCAAAGTATTTTAGCGAAACAAAATCGAACAAACGCAGTATTCTTTTTGTGTTTTTTGCAGGAGAAGAAAAAGGATTGTTAGGGTCTAAAAGTTTGGTGCAAAAACTTAAAAAGCAAAATTTTAATTTGTACACCCAATTGAATATCGAAATGATTGGTGTGCCAATGAAACGGGATTATCTAGCCTATGTTACCGGTTTTGATAAAAGTAATATGGCCCAAAAAATAAACGAATACACTGGTAAAAAAACAATCGGGTTCCTGCCTAAAGAAGCCGAATATAAATTGTTTTACAGATCGGATAACTTTTCTTTTTATGAGGCATTTAAAAAACCATGTCAGTCCATAAGTACTTTTGATTTTGAAAATTTTGACTTTTATCACCATGTTTCAGATGAATTTAAGGTAATGGATATTCCGCATATGACTTCTTTTATTCAGGAATTTTTACCGGCAGTAACTAAAATTACGATTACACCAACGGAAGAAATTACAATGAATAATTAA